A genomic segment from Candidatus Omnitrophota bacterium encodes:
- a CDS encoding aminotransferase class V-fold PLP-dependent enzyme has translation MEMRKYRLMSPGPTPVPEKVLLRMADTIIHHRTPQFKSVLKEVNVKLKKVFNTENPVLIFASSGSGAMEAAVVNLLSKGDKAIVIKGGKFGQRFAEICEAYGVEVVPYDVTWGEAADPAEVEKLLGDNPGVKAVFGTLCETSTGVVNDIKALAGVVSSTDAVFVVDAVSGLSADEIKPDEWGVDVVVSGSQKGLMLPPGLGLLSISPKAQKLVESSDLPKYYFSLKAALKSHAKDDTPWTPAVSLIMGLDEVLNIMLEEGLDAVLKRHGRLANATREAVKAMGLEPFAARPSNAVTAVKVPEGVDGAALVKKMRDEQGVTIAGGQAELKGKIFRIAHLGYMDEYDTISALAGVEMVLSQLGYDIELGKGVGKAQELLK, from the coding sequence ATGGAGATGAGAAAGTACAGATTGATGTCACCCGGGCCGACGCCGGTGCCGGAGAAGGTTCTTTTAAGGATGGCCGATACGATTATCCATCACAGGACCCCTCAGTTCAAATCTGTTCTGAAAGAAGTAAACGTCAAGCTCAAGAAAGTGTTCAACACCGAGAACCCGGTCCTTATTTTCGCTTCCAGCGGTTCCGGGGCCATGGAGGCGGCGGTAGTGAACCTGCTTTCCAAGGGCGATAAGGCGATCGTGATAAAAGGCGGTAAGTTCGGACAAAGGTTCGCCGAGATATGCGAGGCATACGGGGTAGAGGTAGTACCCTATGATGTGACTTGGGGCGAGGCGGCGGATCCGGCAGAAGTGGAAAAGCTCCTGGGGGATAACCCGGGTGTAAAAGCGGTTTTCGGCACGCTCTGTGAAACTTCGACCGGCGTGGTCAACGATATAAAGGCCCTGGCAGGGGTCGTCTCCTCAACGGACGCGGTGTTCGTGGTGGACGCGGTCAGCGGTCTTTCGGCCGATGAGATAAAACCGGATGAATGGGGCGTTGACGTGGTAGTGAGCGGTTCCCAGAAGGGGCTCATGCTCCCGCCGGGACTGGGGTTGTTGAGTATAAGTCCCAAGGCCCAGAAGCTCGTGGAAAGCTCGGACCTTCCTAAATATTACTTCAGCCTGAAGGCGGCATTGAAGTCCCATGCCAAGGATGACACTCCCTGGACGCCCGCGGTATCGCTGATAATGGGGCTTGATGAAGTTCTGAACATCATGCTGGAAGAGGGGCTTGATGCGGTCCTCAAGCGGCACGGCCGCCTTGCGAACGCTACAAGGGAAGCCGTCAAGGCCATGGGTCTGGAACCCTTCGCGGCCAGACCATCCAACGCGGTCACCGCCGTAAAAGTACCGGAGGGTGTCGACGGTGCCGCTCTGGTGAAGAAAATGCGCGATGAACAGGGAGTTACCATAGCCGGCGGGCAGGCTGAGCTCAAAGGGAAAATATTCCGCATTGCCCATCTCGGATATATGGACGAATATGATACAATAAGTGCTCTTGCCGGAGTTGAAATGGTGCTTAGCCAGCTGGGTTATGATATAGAACTGGGCAAGGGTGTGGGTAAGGCTCAGGAATTGTTGAAGTGA